One part of the Hydrogenobacter sp. T-2 genome encodes these proteins:
- a CDS encoding bile acid:sodium symporter family protein: MQAVITLVVLISFSLLGLYAKELFLQLKPAIPYLLALIMLSMGLTLRGEEFYEVFRKPLGIIYAGLLQFTIMPLLGYGIALMLKVNEYIMYGSVLVGSAPGGTASNVITYLSGGNLAYSVSMTTFSTLISPIMTPLLTYTLIGKRVDLPLASMVLDLLLIVLLPVLVGILIRRVFPRIRHLETLLPYLAVFFIGVIIATVLALNSERLKELSMQVFILVLLHNLLGFLLGYIFAKIVGFDRTYAKTLSIEVGMQNSGLATVLALRYFPPESALPGALFSLMQNLNGLILSIIFRRL, encoded by the coding sequence ATGCAGGCGGTTATAACTTTGGTTGTGCTAATTTCCTTTAGCCTATTAGGGCTTTATGCAAAGGAGCTCTTCTTACAACTAAAGCCAGCTATTCCCTATCTTCTCGCACTTATCATGCTAAGCATGGGTTTAACACTAAGAGGTGAGGAGTTCTACGAGGTGTTTAGAAAGCCGCTTGGAATAATATACGCTGGACTTTTACAGTTTACCATAATGCCTTTGCTGGGTTATGGTATAGCTCTTATGTTGAAAGTCAACGAATATATAATGTATGGTTCTGTTTTGGTCGGTTCTGCTCCCGGTGGCACCGCTTCTAATGTAATAACCTACCTCTCGGGTGGAAACCTTGCCTATTCTGTGAGCATGACAACCTTTTCTACTCTCATCTCTCCCATAATGACACCCCTTCTCACCTATACGCTTATAGGTAAGAGGGTTGACCTGCCATTAGCTTCTATGGTCTTAGACCTTCTCTTAATAGTCCTATTACCAGTTTTGGTAGGCATCCTTATAAGAAGGGTTTTTCCAAGGATTAGGCATCTTGAGACCCTACTACCATACCTTGCGGTCTTTTTTATAGGGGTTATAATCGCCACTGTTCTTGCCCTAAACTCAGAGAGGCTCAAGGAACTTTCCATGCAGGTTTTTATACTTGTTCTCCTTCACAACCTTTTGGGTTTTCTTCTTGGATACATTTTTGCAAAAATTGTAGGCTTTGACAGAACCTATGCCAAAACCCTTTCCATAGAGGTGGGAATGCAAAACTCTGGTTTGGCTACAGTCCTTGCCCTTAGATATTTTCCTCCAGAGTCTGCCCTTCCTGGTGCCCTCTTTAGCCTCATGCAAAACCTCAACGGACTAATTTTGTCTATCATATTCAGAAGGCTATGA
- a CDS encoding septal ring lytic transglycosylase RlpA family protein — protein sequence MKRFLPLLLFISSCSVVVQDRSTGADGELRVNCPEVLRTEGFYCTGDRAYSNLVQSGSRVRVVNTATGKSITIAVFRREDIRGICVPERFRNILGNEPFPARLEIQRCGVDDRRTCPARIRGLASYYAEPYHGRETPYGIRYDMHGYYSASPDLPLGSLLKVKNLKNGREVVVKVIDRGPLKPGRVLDLSYSAARDLDMLRDGVVEVQALVLRCGD from the coding sequence ATGAAAAGGTTTTTGCCTCTCTTGCTTTTTATTTCTTCCTGTTCTGTGGTGGTGCAGGATAGGTCTACAGGAGCGGATGGTGAGTTAAGGGTTAACTGCCCTGAGGTATTGCGGACTGAAGGCTTTTACTGCACAGGAGATAGAGCATACAGCAATTTGGTTCAAAGTGGAAGCAGAGTAAGGGTAGTTAACACAGCCACTGGCAAAAGCATAACTATAGCGGTTTTCAGAAGAGAAGACATAAGAGGTATATGTGTTCCTGAGAGGTTCAGAAATATTCTTGGAAATGAACCCTTTCCAGCAAGGCTTGAAATTCAAAGATGTGGAGTGGATGACAGAAGAACATGCCCTGCAAGGATAAGAGGTCTTGCCAGTTATTACGCAGAACCTTACCATGGTAGAGAAACTCCCTATGGAATTAGGTATGACATGCATGGCTACTACTCCGCAAGCCCAGACTTGCCCTTGGGAAGCCTCCTTAAGGTAAAAAACCTCAAGAACGGTAGAGAGGTGGTCGTAAAGGTCATAGACAGAGGTCCACTAAAGCCCGGAAGAGTCCTTGACCTTTCTTATTCCGCCGCAAGGGATTTAGATATGCTCAGAGACGGAGTTGTAGAAGTTCAAGCCCTTGTGCTAAGATGTGGAGATTGA